From a single Brassica oleracea var. oleracea cultivar TO1000 chromosome C5, BOL, whole genome shotgun sequence genomic region:
- the LOC106292420 gene encoding uncharacterized protein LOC106292420, protein MKLAKSFVAHYSYRRGKPFGRHSFSNGAKGMATNLTPEKPVVRSGSHAAGLAMLFGFTGYMIWQIVENIRITKAAEKAIENHTEARLRNTRVSEGYEEVSSDSLILVTLALVCAQHTF, encoded by the exons ATGAAGTTAGCGAAATCCTTCGTTGCGCAC TACTCTTATCGCCGTGGAAAACCATTTGGGCGGCATAGTTTTAGCAATG GAGCTAAAGGAATGGCGACGAATCTTACTCCTGAG AAACCAGTTGTACGAAGTGGCTCCCACGCAGCTGGCCTAGCAATGCTTTTTGGATTTACTGGCTACATGATCTGGC AAATTGTTGAGAATATTCGAATCACAAAAGCTGCGGAGAAGGCTATCGAAAATCACACAGAAGCCCGTCTGAGGAACACCCGTGTTTCTGAAGGATACGAGGAGGTTTCTTCAGATTCTTTAATTTTGGTCACTTTAGCATTGGTTTGTGCCCAACATACATTTTGA
- the LOC106343539 gene encoding 26S protease regulatory subunit 6A homolog: MATPMVEDTSSFEEDQLASMSTEDIVRATRLLDNEIRILKEDAQRTNLECDSYKEKIKENQEKIKLNKQLPYLVGNIVEILEMNPEDDAEEDGANIDLDSQRKGKCVVLKTSTRQTIFLPVVGLVDPDSLKPGDLVGVNKDSYLILDTLPSEYDSRVKAMEVDEKPTEDYNDIGGLEKQIQELVEAIVLPMTHKERFEKLGVRPPKGVLLYGPPGTGKTLMARACAAQTNATFLKLAGPQLVQMFIGDGAKLVRDAFQLAKEKAPCIIFIDEIDAIGTKRFDSEVSGDREVQRTMLELLNQRDGFSSDERIKVIAATNRADILDPALMRSGRLDRKIEFPHPTEEARARILQIHSRKMNVHPDVNFEELARSTDDFNGAQLKAVCVEAGMLALRRDATEVNHEDFNEGIIQVQAKKKASLNYYA, from the exons ATGGCAACTCCGATGGTAGAAGACACGTCAAGCTTCGAAGAGGATCAGCTCGCGTCCATGTCCACCGAAGACATCGTTAGAGCTACTCGTCTCCTCGACAACGAGATTCGAATTCTCAAG GAAGACGCACAAAGAACAAATCTTGAATGCGATTCTTACAAGGAGAAGATAAAGGAGAATCAGGAGAAGATTAAACTCAACAAGCAGCTTCCTTACTTGGTTGGCAACATTGTAGAG ATCTTGGAGATGAATCCTGAAGACGATGCTGAGGAAGACGGTGCTAATATTGACCTTGACTCGCAACGGAAGGGGAAGTGTGTTGTGTTGAAAACCTCTACACGACAG ACAATCTTTCTACCGGTTGTCGGCCTGGTGGACCCAGATAGCCTAAAGCCTGGTGATTTGGTTGGAGTGAATAAAGACAGTTACTTGATACTGGACACCTTGCCATCAGAGTATGACTCCAGGGTTAAAGCCATGGAGGTCGATGAGAAACCTACCGAAGATTACAATGACATTGGAGGACTAGAGAAGCAG ATCCAAGAGCTTGTAGAGGCAATTGTGCTCCCCATGACGCACAAGGAGCGTTTCGAGAAGCTGGGTGTTCGTCCACCGAAGGGAGTGCTTTTGTATGGTCCTCCAGGAACTGGTAAAACTTTAATGGCACGTGCCTGTGCAGCACAGACCAATGCCACATTCCTAAAATTGGCAGGTCCTCAATTGGTCCAG ATGTTTATCGGAGACGGAGCAAAACTTGTCCGTGATGCGTTTCAGCTAGCGAAAGAGAAAGCTCCTTGCATCATCTTCATAGATGAAATCGATGCCATTGGTACCAAGCGTTTTGACAG TGAAGTAAGTGGAGATAGGGAAGTGCAGAGGACTATGTTGGAGCTGCTCAACCAGCGTGATGGATTCAGTAGCGATGAGCGTATTAAG GTTATAGCAGCCACTAACCGTGCAGATATTCTGGACCCAGCGCTCATGCGTTCTGGTCGATTAGACAGGAAGATTGAGTTCCCACATCCAACAGAAGAAGCAAGAGCCAGAATCTTGCAG ATCCACTCGAGGAAGATGAATGTACACCCAGACGTCAACTTTGAGGAGCTTGCAAGATCGACAGATGATTTCAATGGCGCTCAACTGAAAGCAGTATGTGTAGAGGCTGGCATGTTAGCTCTTCGTCGTGATGCCACAGAG GTGAACCATGAGGACTTCAATGAAGGTATCATCCAAGTCCAGGCCAAGAAGAAAGCAAGTTTGAACTACTACGCCTAA